One genomic window of Thermococcus celericrescens includes the following:
- a CDS encoding ABC transporter permease codes for MGYLKYLVFRILNAILVLLIVTFIISALFVKVAEQSNLAKMNDEMMQWDRTTGQNILRTQGQDAYEKAKAEHEQFLREKYELNLPYWQKVYNKAIRTLRLDFGTTTTPIFGTNNVSDIIKVAVPRSILLFTTATIIVIILGIFLGVRAARHAGSAFDRGLSIFALITYSLPMWWTGMMFLLIFAFKLGWFPLSSMFDPQLTGWEHVKDVIYKLALPVLTYVFVVFGGWAWTTRNIMIGTLQEDFIMAARAKGVPEHKIIYGHALRAAAPPIVTMIIFALLGSLGGAIISELVFNYPGMGRLYWVALQQNETNLLIGLTYFFTVLYLAGVVLADMVYGFLDPRVKVGASAKM; via the coding sequence ATGGGGTATCTAAAGTACCTGGTGTTTAGAATTCTGAACGCCATCCTTGTTCTGCTGATTGTGACATTTATTATCTCGGCACTCTTTGTTAAGGTTGCGGAACAGAGCAACCTGGCAAAGATGAACGATGAAATGATGCAATGGGACAGGACCACAGGTCAGAATATCCTGAGAACACAGGGTCAGGACGCCTATGAGAAGGCGAAGGCCGAGCATGAACAGTTCCTCAGGGAAAAGTACGAGCTCAACCTCCCGTACTGGCAGAAGGTCTACAACAAGGCCATACGTACGCTGAGGCTTGATTTTGGAACCACCACCACGCCCATCTTTGGAACCAACAACGTCTCCGACATCATCAAGGTTGCCGTTCCGAGGAGCATCCTGCTCTTCACGACCGCGACGATAATAGTTATCATCCTGGGTATCTTCCTTGGAGTCAGAGCCGCCAGGCACGCCGGTAGCGCCTTCGACAGGGGTCTCTCCATATTCGCCCTTATTACCTACAGTCTGCCGATGTGGTGGACCGGAATGATGTTCCTTCTGATCTTCGCCTTCAAGCTCGGCTGGTTCCCGCTCAGCTCGATGTTTGACCCGCAGCTCACCGGCTGGGAGCACGTTAAGGACGTTATCTACAAGCTCGCCCTTCCGGTCTTAACCTACGTCTTCGTTGTCTTCGGCGGCTGGGCCTGGACGACCAGGAACATCATGATAGGCACCCTCCAGGAGGACTTCATCATGGCGGCTAGGGCCAAGGGTGTCCCTGAGCACAAGATCATCTACGGCCACGCCCTCCGCGCCGCCGCCCCGCCGATAGTTACCATGATCATCTTCGCCCTCCTCGGTTCGCTCGGCGGTGCCATCATCAGTGAGCTCGTCTTCAACTACCCGGGAATGGGCAGGCTCTACTGGGTCGCCCTCCAGCAGAACGAAACCAACCTCCTCATAGGTCTGACGTACTTCTTCACGGTGCTCTACCTTGCGGGAGTCGTCCTCGCCGACATGGTCTACGGATTCCTCGACCCGCGTGTCAAGGTCGGTGCTTCCGCCAAGATGTGA